The Fusobacterium varium DNA window AGTAAAAGCTGGAAATCTTGTAAAAGAAGCAGCTCAAATAACTGGAGGAAATGGTGGAGGAAGACCTGACTTTGCTCAAGCAGGAGGAAAAGACACTACTAAAGTAACAGAGGCTTTAGAAGCAGTAAGAGAAACTTTAAGAAAATCTTTATAAGAGGTAAAATATGTATAAAAAATATATTGCCTTAGATATAGGGGATGTAAGGATAGGAGTAGCAAAATCTGATATTCTAGGGATAGTTGCTACTCCCCTAGAAGTAATAAATAGAAAAAAAGTTAAGTCTGTCCAAAGGATAAAGGAGTTATGTGAACAAGAGAATACAAAATCTTTAGTAGTTGGGATTCCTAAAAGTTTAGATGGAACAGAGAAACGTCAAGCTGAAAAGGTTAGAGAGTATATAGAAAAACTTAAAAAGAATATTGAAGGTTTGGAAATATATGAGGTAGATGAGAGATTGACAACTGTATCAGCAGATAGAATGTTAAATGAGGCTAATAAAAAAGGGGCTTTAGAAAAGAGAAAAGTAGTTGATAAAATAGCAGCAGCAATTATTTTACAAACTTTTTTAGATAGAAAAAAATAGAGAAATTTGGGAGGAGAAATGGGATCAAAATTACTGATGAGATTATCCCTTGTTATAGTTGTAGTGATAGGAGCTATATGGCTTAGCTTTTTTAAATCAACTAAACTAGGACTAGATCTAAAAGGTGGAGTATATGTAGTTCTTGAAGCTGTTCCAGAAGAAGGAGTAACGATTGATGACTCTGCTATGAATAGGTTGATAGAGGTATTAGACAGAAGAATAAACGGGCTTGGGGTAGCTGAATCATTAGTTCAAAAAGCTGGAAATAATAGAGTTATTATTGAACTTCCAGGAATAAGTAACACTGAAGATGCTATTAACATGATAGGAAAAACAGCACTTCTTGAATTTAAAATTGAAAATCCAGATGGAACTTTAGGGGAAACACTATTAACAGGTGGAGCATTGAAAAAAGCAGATGTAACACATGATAACTTAGGAAGACCTCAAATTCAATTTGAAATGAACCAAGAGGGAGCAATAAAATTTGCTGAAATTACAAGAAATAATATAGGAAGAAAATTAGCAATTACACTAGATGGAAAAGTTCAAACTGCTCCTATGATCAACTCTGAAATTCCTAGCGGAAATGGAGTTATTACAGGAAACTATACTTTAGAAGAGGCTAAGGCAACAGCAACTCTTTTAAATGCAGGAGCTTTACCAGTAAAAGCTGAAGTTGTAGAAACTAGAACAGTAGGGGCATCACTTGGAGATGAATCAATAGCTCAAAGTAAACAAGCAGCTATGTTTGCTATGGCTTTAATTGGTATATTTATGCTTATATTCTACAGACTTCCAGGAATAGTAGCAGATATAGCACTTATTATATTTGGACTTATAACTTTTGGATCTTTAAACTTCATAGATGCAACATTGACACTTCCAGGTATAGCAGGGCTTATTTTATCAGCAGGAATGGCAGTAGATGCTAACGTTATTATATTTGAGAGAATAAAAGAGGAATTAAAATTAGGTAATACAATTCGTAATGCAATAGATGCAGGATTTAGTAAAGGATTTGTAGCAATATTTGACTCTAACTTAACAACACTGATAATAACAACTATCTTATTTACTTTTGGAACTGGACCAGTAAAAGGGTTTGCAGTAACATTGACAATAGGTACATTGGCATCAATGTTTACAGCTATTACAATCACTAAAATATTATTAGTTACATTTGTAACTATATTTAAACTAAATAAACCAGAACTATTTGGAGTTAGGAGGAAAATATAATGCAAATAGAAATTATAAAAAACAGTAAGAAATTTTTAGGTATTTCAGCAGTTTTCCTAATAATCTCTCTAGTAGTTTTCTTTGCTAAAGGATTAAATTATGGAATTGACTTCTCTGGAGGAAACCTATTTCAATTAAAATTTGAGAAAAGTATAACTTTAAATCAAATTAATAGTAACTTAGATGAGATAGCTAAAACAATACATCAAGTTAATCCTAATAGTAGAAAAGTTCAAATTTCAGAAGACAATACAGTTATTATAAGAACTCCTGAATTAAAAGAAAGCCAAAAAACAGAAGTACTTAACAATTTGAAAAAAATAGGAAACTTTGAAATCAATAAAGAGGAAAAAGTAGGAGCAAGTGTAGGAGAAGAATTAAAAACATCTGCAATTTTAGCTTTAAGTATAGGAGCAGTTTTAATAATTCTATATATAACATTTAGATTTGAATTTACATTTGCTGTTGCAGCAGTAGCAGCTCTATTCCATGACTTAATAATAGCAATTGGAGTTATAGCACTTTTAGGTTATGAAATAGATACTCCGTTTATAGCTGCAATACTTACAATTCTTGGATATTCAATTAACGATACAATAGTAGTTTTTGATAGAATAAGAGAAAATATGAAACGTAAAAATAGAGGAACTTTTGAGCAATGTTTAGATAAGAGTGTTAATCAAGTTATGATAAGATCTTTAAATACATCAGTAACAACTTTATTTGCTATTATAGCAATTCTTGTTTTTGGTGGAGACAGCTTAAAAACATTTATTATGACTCTATTAATAGGAATTTTAGCTGGAACATACAGTTCAGTATTTATTGCAACTCCTTTAGTTTATATTCTTGATAAAAATAAAAAAGGACCAAATAAAGGGTTTAATAGTTTTAAAGAAGAAACAAAAAAGGAAAATGAAGAGAAAATATTAGTCTAAATATAAAAGATAATATATAATATAAGAGGGCAACTGAGAATGATAAAATTTAAAGTCGCCCTCTAAAAATTTATACACATAGACAAAGAAGGGAATAAAAATGAGAACTTGGCTAGAGATAGATATAGACAATTTAAAATACAACATAGATAAAATACAAAAACTAGTTGAGGGTAAAAAGATTTTAGGAGTGGTAAAAGCTGATAGTTATGGTTTTGGAGCAGTTAAGATAGCGAAGGAACTTTCAGAAGTAGGAGTAAAAATTTTTGGTGTAGCTTCATTAGATGAGGCACTTGAATTAAAAAAAAGTGGTATAGAAGATGAGATTTTAATTTTAGGTTCACTATTTGAAGATGAAATTTTAGCAGCAGATAAAGAGAATTTTCAAATAACAGTAAGTAGTAGAAAACAACTAAGATTTATAGAAGAAAATAGGTTAAATATAAAATTTCATATAAAAATTGATACTGGAATGGGAAGATTAGGCTTTACTGTAGAAGAGGGAGATAAGGTAATAGAAGAGTGTATAGGAAAAAATATGAATATTACTGGTATTTATTCACATCTTTCTGATGCTGATGGTATGAGTCAGGAATCTATTGATTACACTGAGGGGCAACTTAAAAAGTTTGCTATTTTCAAAAAATATGAAAATGTAGTAAAATATATTCATATATTAAATAGTGGTGGGATACTTCGTTTTAATAATAGATATGCAGGAAATTTAGTAAGAGCAGGAATATGTATGTATGGAATGCTTG harbors:
- the secD gene encoding protein translocase subunit SecD — its product is MGSKLLMRLSLVIVVVIGAIWLSFFKSTKLGLDLKGGVYVVLEAVPEEGVTIDDSAMNRLIEVLDRRINGLGVAESLVQKAGNNRVIIELPGISNTEDAINMIGKTALLEFKIENPDGTLGETLLTGGALKKADVTHDNLGRPQIQFEMNQEGAIKFAEITRNNIGRKLAITLDGKVQTAPMINSEIPSGNGVITGNYTLEEAKATATLLNAGALPVKAEVVETRTVGASLGDESIAQSKQAAMFAMALIGIFMLIFYRLPGIVADIALIIFGLITFGSLNFIDATLTLPGIAGLILSAGMAVDANVIIFERIKEELKLGNTIRNAIDAGFSKGFVAIFDSNLTTLIITTILFTFGTGPVKGFAVTLTIGTLASMFTAITITKILLVTFVTIFKLNKPELFGVRRKI
- the ruvX gene encoding Holliday junction resolvase RuvX, producing the protein MYKKYIALDIGDVRIGVAKSDILGIVATPLEVINRKKVKSVQRIKELCEQENTKSLVVGIPKSLDGTEKRQAEKVREYIEKLKKNIEGLEIYEVDERLTTVSADRMLNEANKKGALEKRKVVDKIAAAIILQTFLDRKK
- the alr gene encoding alanine racemase; amino-acid sequence: MRTWLEIDIDNLKYNIDKIQKLVEGKKILGVVKADSYGFGAVKIAKELSEVGVKIFGVASLDEALELKKSGIEDEILILGSLFEDEILAADKENFQITVSSRKQLRFIEENRLNIKFHIKIDTGMGRLGFTVEEGDKVIEECIGKNMNITGIYSHLSDADGMSQESIDYTEGQLKKFAIFKKYENVVKYIHILNSGGILRFNNRYAGNLVRAGICMYGMLGNERIEGFKRVFTAKARVLSLRTVEEDSYISYGRTAQLKKGESFATLSIGYADGMKKEFSNKTYVIIEDEKCPVVGEICMDMCMVKIPNSILEKVEIGAEAIVIRDDIIEEINSIHKSTWDILTGIGRRVYRVYKKSGSVDFIKR
- the secF gene encoding protein translocase subunit SecF, with translation MQIEIIKNSKKFLGISAVFLIISLVVFFAKGLNYGIDFSGGNLFQLKFEKSITLNQINSNLDEIAKTIHQVNPNSRKVQISEDNTVIIRTPELKESQKTEVLNNLKKIGNFEINKEEKVGASVGEELKTSAILALSIGAVLIILYITFRFEFTFAVAAVAALFHDLIIAIGVIALLGYEIDTPFIAAILTILGYSINDTIVVFDRIRENMKRKNRGTFEQCLDKSVNQVMIRSLNTSVTTLFAIIAILVFGGDSLKTFIMTLLIGILAGTYSSVFIATPLVYILDKNKKGPNKGFNSFKEETKKENEEKILV